One window from the genome of Hoplias malabaricus isolate fHopMal1 chromosome 18, fHopMal1.hap1, whole genome shotgun sequence encodes:
- the apc gene encoding adenomatous polyposis coli protein isoform X2, producing the protein MAAASYDQLLKQVEALKMENSNLRQELEDNSNHLTKLETEASNMKEVLKQLQGSIEEDSKDSQGQIDLLERLKEISLDPSSFPGVKLRPKPSMQGSSSGRSADSSPSPSPMSSFPRRGVANGGRDSAGYLEELEKERSLLMAELEKEEKEKDWYYAQLQNLTKRIDSLPLTENTDMTRRQLEYEARQIRAAMEEQLGTCQDMEKRAQVRVARIQQIEKDMLRIRQHLQSQPAEAEAKHELVAQAEGAQASGDAGIVSGACSQGPSPRVDHDTASEMSSGGSYSVPRRLTSHLGTKVEMVYSLLSMLGTHDKDDMSRTLLAMSSSQDSCIAMRQSGCLPLLIQLLHGNDKDSVLLGNSRGSKEARARASAALHNIIHSQPDDKRGRREIRVLHLLEQIRAYCETCWEWQESHERGVDQDKNPMPSPVEHQICPAVCVLMKLSFDEEHRHAMNELGGLQAIGELLQVDCEIYGLTSDHYSVTLRRYAGMALTNLTFGDVANKATLCSMKGCMRAMVAQLKSESEDLQQVIASVLRNLSWRADVNSKKTLREVGSVRALMECALEVQKESTLKSVLSALWNLSAHCTENKADICSVPGALAFLVSTLTYRSQTNTLAIIESGGGILRNVSSLIATNEEHRQILRENSCLQTLLQHLKSHSLTIVSNACGTLWNLSARNAKDQEALWDMGAVSMLKNLIHSKHKMIAMGSAAALRNLMANRPAKYKDANIMSPGSSLPSLHVRKQKALIEELDAQHLSETFDNIDNLSPKASHRGKPRHKHNVYGDYDGVCRADGYNTSGVGVRSPYMNTPVLSSPSSRDNRGNGDNCRAERDKSLDRERRGFHPDTDSSKRMGMQIPTTAAQIAMVMEEVQGIHLGLDDRTAGSNTDSHMVQDDIIRRQTTVHSHQNLYNYGKTDPSNRPCQMPKMEYRASNDSLNSVNSSDGYGKRGQMKPSVDSYSEDDEAKCCVYRKYPADLAHKIHNANHMEDDDGDLDTPINYSLKYSDEQLNSGRQSPSQNERWARTKTLEDEIKRSDQKQPRSQSPGYPMYTEGNGENEDKLKKYQPRFVQQDMPGGFRSRGPNEQSSGSSHGMNKKINQTICTVDDFGDDKTTNYSERYSEEEQLDEQPTNYSMKYTEDHHVEQPIDYSLKYSDASSKKAVFSHTKPTSQSSVKDQLSQDSSSSVSSIKNQSRQKQLHTSTAQTRSGPGRSIQKTTCKAPTINQETLQTYCVEDTPICFSRGSSLSSLSSEDEMESCKRNVNSANNYPTLPVSEKESTNATDQRTTESQSSGHYVRMKPPRHQGSHVGHGEGSRHHKAVEFSSGAKSPSKSGAQTPKSPPEHYLQETPLMFSRCTSVSSLDSFESHSIASSVQSEPCSGMVSGIISPSDLPDSPGQTMPPSRSKTPPPPPPRSTSIKQKVIVPPHSEKQDLAPRHAAVSAAVQKVQVLPDNDTLLHFATESTPDGFSCASSLSALSLDEPFIQKDIELKIMPPVHEDDHGNDTEPEKDETKESKGQEKPPSSTETEKDILDDSDDDDDKEILEACINSAMPTKSSRKPKKQTPPTASRIPPPVARKPSQLPVYKLLPSQSRTQQQKHVALTHGEDMPRVYCVEGTPINFSTATSLSDLTIDSPPNELAVIESPAPHAEVSSQRRDTVPEGKSAETKDIVVSSDSQSVPAENEGDDILAECINSAMPKGKIHKPFRGQKMSDQTPLPPTATGNLVQQDFEKKKPTSPVKPMPQSSEYRARMLKRPDAPSNLSETASYPDKNIETKKLEHRAGPRDFSEKPVNAEERTRPGFTFDSPHHYTPIEGTPYCFSRNDSLSSLDFEDDDLDLSKEKAELRKDKEQRKVPPSKSSGEQSGNTNRVTSFQTAPTKPLQKPSFPLASKENTGTEPDEKQKFSIEDTPVCFSRNSSLSSLSDIDQENNNKDCSHKEDTTQVEMPRPQASGYAPKAFHVEDTPVCFSRNSSLSSLSIDSEDDLLQECISSAMPKKKKQPSRSKGDDQGVKEEKSILADGILAEEPDLILDLTDTHSPISEQALSPDSESFDWKAIQEGANSIVSSLHQAAASLSRQGSSDSDSILSLKSGISIGSPFHMPTNQDDGKPAANKGPRILKPGEKSTLEAKKKEEETAKSLKGGKKVYKSLITGKPRPSLESVTSQQRQIQVPVVSRGRTMTHVPGVRSSSPSTSPIPKKPPTRGQVTKPPPQGLNCGNSPRTIKAPSKSDPSPAREPPASQGGSSKASSRSGSRDSTPSRPPQQSLTRPMQSPGRTSVSPGRNGLTPPNKLSQIPRTVSPSAASKPSGSTRISYSSPGRQLGPQTPPKQSGLPRSTSGIPRSESASKSLNQCGATGPSKKAELSRMSSTKSSGSESDRSEKPGLVRQSTFIKEAPSPTLKRKLEESASFESLSPSSPSQSQTPVSSPSLPDMSLSLPYQGSGWRKSPQSQNSSENGDGKSLRRHDISRSHSESPSRLPINRAGTWKREHSKHSSSLPRVGTWKRTGSSSSILSASSESSEKGRSEDERQPANPPQRSGQNKEGGLERKGTWRKVKDNEASSSMTLDLPDPTGDLHQMSGTVSKNEDVWVRIEDCPINNPRSSKSPTGNTPPVIDSLPGKVHPCDWDLSETQHKQPSSNEIPASRHVGSETNLNLIRSSESLDKKVTDIKPVLSNPNIATEVHEIAVAERTPFSSTNSSKHSSPSGAVAARVSPFNYTPSPRKSSADGTTQRPSQIPTPVNSNVKKRDSKGDTTESGSYIVTSV; encoded by the exons GTGCGTGTTGCACGAATCCAGCAAATAGAGAAGGACATGCTGAGGATTCGGCAGCACTTACAGTCACAGCCTGCAGAAGCTGAG GCCAAGCACGAGCTTGTGGCCCAAGCTGAAGGAGCTCAGGCTTCAGGGGATGCTGGCATTGTGAGTGGAGCTTGCTCCCAG GGCCCAAGTCCTCGAGTGGATCACGATACAGCCAGTGAGATGAGTAGTGGAGGGAGCTACTCTGTCCCACGGAGATTGACCAGCCATCTGGGCACCAAG GTTGAAATGGTTTACTCCCTGCTGTCCATGCTTGGGACCCACGACAAAGATGACATGTCCCGCACTCTCCTGGCCATGTCCAGCTCTCAGGACAGTTGCATAGCCATGCGTCAGTCTGGCTGCCTGCCGCTGCTCATCCAGCTCCTTCACGGCAACGACAAGGACTCTGTACTGCTGGGCAATTCCCGAGGCAGCAAAGAGGCCAGGGCCAGGGCCAGTGCTGCACTACATAACATCATCCACTCTCAGCCAGATGACAAGCGTGGCCGCAGGGAGATACGGGTTCTCCACCTTCTGGAACAGATCAGGGCTTATTGCGAGACCTGCTGGGAGTGGCAGGAGAGCCATGAGCGTGGAGTGGACCAAGATAAAAACCCAA TGCCTTCTCCTGTGGAGCATCAGATCTGCCCTGCGGTTTGTGTTCTCATGAAGCTGTCCTTTGATGAAGAGCACAGACACGCAATGAATGAACTTG GTGGACTGCAGGCTATAGGTGAACTGTTACAGGTGGACTGTGAGATTTATGGCCTTACCAGTGACCACTACAGTGTAACACTAAGAAGATATGCAGGCATGGCTCTCACTAACTTAACTTTTGGAGATGTagccaacaag GCAACGCTTTGCTCCATGAAAGGCTGCATGAGGGCCATGGTAGCACAGCTGAAATCTGAGAGTGAGGATTTGCAGCAG GTAATTGCTAGTGTCTTGAGAAACCTTTCTTGGCGTGCAGATGTGAATAGTAAAAAGACATTGCGTGAGGTTGGCAGTGTGAGGGCCCTAATGGAGTGTGCCCTTGAAGTCCAGAAG GAATCCACTTTAAAAAGTGTCCTCAGTGCCCTTTGGAACCTTTCTGCTCATTGTACTGAAAACAAAGCTGATATCTGTTCTGTTCCTGGGGCACTGGCATTTTTAGTAAGCACCCTTACTTACAGAAGCCAAACAAACACCCTTGCCATTATTGAAAGTGGTGGAGGCATCTTAAGGAATGTATCCAGTCTTATCGCCACAAATGAGGAGCACAG GCAAATTTTGAGGGAGAACAGCTGCCTCCAGACACTTCTGCAGCACCTCAAGTCTCACAGTTTGACCATAGTGAGCAACGCATGTGGGACACTCTGGAACCTCTCTGCTCGTAATGCAAAGGACCAGGAAGCACTGTGGGATATGGGTGCTGTTAGCATGCTGAAAAATCTGATCCACTCCAAGCACAAAATGATTGCTATGGGTAGTGCTGCAGCTTTAAGGAATCTTATGGCAAATCGACCTGCCAAATATAAGGATGCCAACATAATGTCCCCTGGATCTAGTTTGCCTTCACTACATGTAAGAAAACAGAAAGCACTAATTGAGGAATTGGATGCACAGCATCTTTCTGAAACATTTGATAATATAGACAATTTGAGTCCAAAGGCTTCACACCGGGGAAAGCCTCGACACAAGCACAATGTATATGGTGATTATGATGGGGTATGCAGAGCAGATGGTTATAACACTAGTGGTGTTGGTGTTCGTTCCCCATACATGAACACACCAGTGCTCTCCAGCCCATCTTCAAGGGATAATAGGGGAAACGGAGACAATTGTAGGGCAGAGAGGGACAAAAGTCTTGATAGGGAACGAAGAGGTTTCCACCCAGACACAGACTCTAGTAAAAGAATGGGAATGCAGATTCCTACCACTGCAGCGCAAATAGCAATGGTAATGGAAGAAGTTCAGGGCATACACTTAGGCCTGGATGATAGAACAGCAGGATCAAACACTGACTCTCATATGGTGCAAGATGATATTATCAGACGTCAGACCACAGTCCACAGTCATCAAAACCTTTACAACTATGGCAAGACAGACCCATCAAACAGACCTTGCCAAATGCCCAAAATGGAATACAGAGCATCTAATGACAGTCTGAACAGTGTCAACAGCAGTGATGGCTATGGCAAAAGGGGCCAGATGAAACCATCAGTAGACTCCTACTCTGAGGATGATGAGGCCAAATGCTGTGTCTACCGAAAATATCCTGCTGACCTTGCTCATAAAATACACAACGCAAATCACATGGAAGATGATGATGGAGATCTAGATACACCAATTAActatagtttaaaatattcagatgagCAACTTAATTCTGGCCGCCAAAGCCCAAGCCAGAATGAGAGGTGGGCAAGAACCAAGACCCTGGAGGATGAAATAAAACGCTCTGATCAAAAACAACCCAGGTCGCAGAGTCCAGGGTACCCAATGTACACTGAGGGCAATGGTGAAAATGAAGATAAACTTAAAAAATACCAGCCTCGATTTGTTCAACAGGACATGCCTGGAGGATTCAGATCAAGGGGACCTAATGAACAAAGTAGTGGCTCTAGTCatggaatgaataaaaaaattaacCAGACAATATGCACTGTGGATGATTTTGGTGATGACAAAACAACCAACTACAGTGAGCGCTATTCAGAAGAGGAACAGCTTGATGAGCAGCCTACAAATTACAGCATGAAATACACTGAAGATCACCATGTAGAACAACCAATTGATTACAGTTTGAAATATTCTGATGCTTCTTCTAAGAAGGCAGTCTTCAGTCACACAAAGCCAACCTCTCAGAGTTCTGTCAAGGACCAGTTAAGCCAGGACAGTTCATCGTCAGTTTCTTCTATAAAGAATCAGAGTAGGCAAAAACAACTCCACACTTCAACAGCTCAAACAAGATCAGGCCCTGGTAGATCTATTCAAAAGACCACCTGCAAGGCACCTACAATAAATCAGGAAACACTGCAAACTTATTGTGTGGAGGACACTCCAATATGTTTCTCAAGAGGGAGCTCTCTCTCATCATTGTCCTCTGAAGATGAAATGGAAAGCTGTAAAAGAAACGTCAATTCAGCCAACAACTACCCAACATTGCCTGTTTCTGAGAAAGAGTCTACTAATGCTACAGATCAGCGCACAACTGAAAGCCAGTCCTCTGGGCATTATGTAAGGATGAAGCCTCCAAGACACCAAGGATCACATGTTGGCCACGGAGAAGGTTCCAGACATCATAAAGCAGTGGAATTTTCATCAGGTGCTAAATCACCCTCCAAAAGTGGTGCTCAAACACCTAAAAGTCCCCCTGAACATTATCTGCAAGAGACTCCTCTTATGTTCAGTAGATGCACTTCTGTTAGCTCTCTTGACAGTTTTGAGAGCCACTCAATCGCAAGCTCTGTACAGAGTGAGCCTTGTAGCGGAATGGTGAGTGGAATAATTAGCCCTAGTGATCTCCCTGATAGTCCTGGTCAAACGATGCCTCCCAGCCGTAGCAAgactcctccaccaccaccaccacgttcAACATCCATTAAACAAAAAGTTATTGTGCCACCCCACTCTGAAAAACAGGATTTGGCCCCAAGGCATGCAGCTGTCAGTGCTGCTGTGCAAAAAGTACAAGTACTTCCAGATAATGACACACTTTTACATTTTGCCACAGAGAGTACACCAGATGGATTTTCATGTGCTTCTAGCCTTAGTGCATTAAGTCTAGATGAGCCTTTTATTCAAAAGGATATTGAGCTGAAGATAATGCCTCCCGTTCATGAGGATGACCATGGAAATGATACAGAACCTGAAAAGGATGAGACTAAAGAATCCAAGGGACAGGAGAAACCACCGTCATCTACTGAGACTGAGAAAGACATCTTGGATGattctgatgatgatgatgacaaagAGATTCTGGAAGCCTGTATAAATTCTGCTATGCCCACAAAATCTTCTAGAAAACCCAAGAAACAAACCCCTCCAACTGCTTCTAGGATACCCCCACCAGTGGCCCGTAAACCAAGTCAACTTCCCGTTTATAAACTACTTCCCTCACAAAGCAGGACACAACAACAGAAGCATGTTGCCCTAACTCATGGAGAGGATATGCCTCGGGTGTACTGTGTAGAAGGCACACCCATAAACTTCTCTACTGCAACATCTCTTAGTGACCTTACTATTGATTCGCCTCCAAATGAGTTGGCTGTTATTGAAAGTCCAGCTCCCCATGCAGAGGTGTCCAGTCAAAGACGAGACACTGTACCCGAAGGGAAAAGTGCAGAAACAAAGGATATTGTTGTATCTTCTGACTCACAAAGTGTTCCTGCTGAGAATGAAGGAGATGACATTCTTGCTGAGTGCATCAACTCTGCAATGCCAAAAGGTAAGATACATAAACCTTTTAGAGGGCAGAAAATGTCTGATCAGACTCCACTTCCACCTACTGCTACTGGCAATCTAGTTCAACAGgattttgaaaagaaaaaaccaACTTCCCCAGTAAAACCCATGCCACAAAGCAGTGAATACAGAGCAAGGATGCTTAAGCGGCCGGACGCTCCCAGTAACTTATCAGAAACGGCATCTTATCCTGATAAAAATATTGAAACAAAAAAACTAGAGCATAGAGCTGGCCCTAGAGATTTTTCAGAGAAGCCAGTAAATGCTGAGGAAAGAACACGTCCAGGTTTTACCTTTGATTCTCCGCACCATTACACACCAATTGAGGGTACTCCTTATTGCTTTTCTCGTAACGATTCACTAAGTTCACTTGACTTTGAGGATGATGATCTTGACCTTTCTAAAGAAAAAGCTGAACTCAGAAAAgataaagaacaaagaaaagtaCCCCCTTCAAAGAGCAGTGGAGAGCAGTCTGGAAACACCAACAGAGTGACTTCATTTCAGACTGCTCCAACAAAGCCTCTTCAAAAGCCAAGTTTTCCTCTTGCTTCAAAAGAAAATACAGGAACAGAGCCTgatgaaaaacaaaagttttCAATTGAGGACACTCCAGTATGTTTCTCGAGAAACTCTTCTTTAAGTTCGCTAAGTGACATTGACcaggaaaacaacaacaaggaTTGTTCCCACAAAGAGGACACAACCCAGGTGGAAATGCCAAGGCCTCAAGCCTCTGGTTATGCCCCCAAAGCCTTTCATGTTGAGGATACACCTGTATGTTTCTCTCGGAACAGTTCTCTTAGCTCTCTTAGTATTGATTCAGAGGATGACCTCCTACAGGAATGTATCAGTTCTGCAATGccaaagaagaagaaacagcCATCCAGAAGCAAGGGTGATGACCAAGGAGTTAAGGAGGAGAAAAGCATTTTAGCTGATGGTATACTAGCAGAGGAACCAGATCTCATACTTgatctcacagacacacacagtcccatTTCCGAGCAAGCTTTGTCGCCAGATTCTGAGTCATTTGACTGGAAAGCTATCCAAGAAGGTGCTAATTCCATTGTTAGTAGTCTGCACCAGGCTGCAGCCAGTCTGTCTCGACAAGGCTCTTCTGATTCAGACTCAATCCTTTCACTGAAGTCTGGCATATCTATTGGGTCCCCTTTCCACATGCCTACAAATCAAGATGATGGTAAGCCAGCTGCCAACAAAGGTCCTAGAATATTGAAACCTGGCGAAAAAAGTACGTTGGAGGctaagaagaaagaagaagaaactgCTAAAAGCTTAAAAGGGGGTAAGAAAGTGTACAAAAGCCTTATTACCGGAAAACCACGACCTAGTCTTGAAAGTGTGACCTCTCAACAGAGACAAATTCAAGTTCCTGTAGTTTCTAGAGGGAGGACAATGACTCATGTACCTGGAGTCAGAAGCAGTTCACCTAGTACCAGCCCTATTCCTAAAAAGCCCCCTACACGTGGCCAAGTCACAAAACCCCCTCCTCAGGGCCTGAATTGTGGAAACTCTCCTAGAACCATAAAGGCACCATCAAAATCAGATCCTAGTCCTGCCAGAGAACCACCTGCCTCACAAGGAGGATCAAGTAAAGCCTCCTCTCGATCAGGATCCAGAGACTCCACACCGTCTAGACCACCTCAGCAGTCCCTCACTAGACCCATGCAGTCTCCTGGTCGTACCTCTGTCTCACCGGGTAGGAATGGCCTGACCCCACCTAATAAGCTCTCCCAGATACCTAGAACCGTTTCTCCTAGTGCTGCTTCCAAACCATCTGGGTCTACTCGAATATCTTACAGCTCTCCAGGAAGGCAGCTTGGTCCACAAACACCCCCAAAGCAGAGTGGCTTGCCAAGGAGTACAAGTGGTATACCCAGAAGTGAATCTGCTTCAAAAAGTTTAAATCAATGTGGAGCCACTGGGCCTTCAAAAAAGGCAGAGTTGTCTCGAATGTCTTCTACAAAGTCTAGTGGGAGTGAGTCTGACCGATCAGAGAAACCAGGACTTGTTCGCCAATCCACGTTTATTAAAGAAGCCCCTAGTCCAACCTTAAAGAGGAAACTAGAAGAATCTGCTTCTTTCGAATCTTTATCTCCTTCTTCTCCAAGTCAGTCACAAACACCTGTATCAAGCCCATCCTTACCagatatgtctctctctctgccctacCAAGGAAGTGGTTGGAGGAAGTCCCCACAAAGCCAAAATTCATCAGAAAACGGAGATGGGAAATCGCTTAGACGCCATGATATTTCCCGTTCCCACTCAGAGAGCCCTTCAAGACTCCCAATTAACAGAGCAGGGACATGGAAAAGGGAGCACAGCAAACATTCATCTTCTCTTCCAAGAGTTGGTACTTGGAAAAGGACAGGTAGCAGTTCCTCCATACTCTCTGCCTCATCGGAGTCCAGTGAAAAAGGCAGAAGTGAAGATGAACGTCAACCAGCCAACCCACCTCAACGATCTGGGCAAAATAAAGAAGGAGGCCTGGAAAGGAAAGGCACATGGAGGAAAGTAAAAGATAATGAAGCAAGTTCTTCAATGACACTAGACTTGCCCGATCCAACTGGAGATTTACATCAGATGAGTGGCACAGTGTCCAAGAATGAGGATGTCTGGGTTAGGATTGAAGACTGCCCCATTAATAACCCTAGGTCTAGTAAGTCACCAACAGGAAACACCCCTCCAGTAATTGATAGCTTACCTGGAAAAGTACATCCCTGTGATTGGGACTTGAGTGAAACCCAACATAAGCAACCGTCATCAAATGAAATCCCTGCCTCCCGGCATGTTGGTTCTGAAACAAATTTGAACTTGATCCGAAGTAGTGAGAGTCTTGACAAAAAGGTGACTGATATTAAGCCTGTTTTAAGTAACCCTAACATTGCTACTGAAGTTCATGAAATTGCAGTTGCTGAACGTACACCTTTCAGCTCAACCAACTCCAGCAAACACAGTTCCCCTAGTGGTGCAGTTGCTGCCAGGGTTAGTCCTTTTAATTACACACCGAGCCCAAGAAAGAGCAGTGCTGATGGCACAACACAGAGGCCATCTCAGATACCAACTCCAGTTAACAGTAATGTCAAAAAAAGAGACTCTAAAGGAGACACAACCGAGAGTGGATCCTACATTGTCACGTCTGTGTGA